From Streptomyces sp. NBC_00237, a single genomic window includes:
- a CDS encoding DUF402 domain-containing protein, whose product MSAPSGEQPAQQTHIALTKAGRLKIRYPAELLSDDGTHLVVRASWARDTVKDFGFVRFAPGDVFVEHYWRDRWYAVKEVRSGDGTLKGWYCDVARPAVVHPDGTVEVEDLDLDLWRSADGSSVLRLDEDEFAESGLDARDPEAAAEASRTLDALELAARTPEFTDLLVSR is encoded by the coding sequence ATGTCCGCTCCCTCGGGTGAGCAGCCCGCTCAGCAGACGCACATCGCGCTCACCAAGGCGGGCAGGCTCAAGATCCGTTACCCGGCGGAGCTGCTGTCCGACGACGGCACCCACCTCGTGGTCCGGGCTTCCTGGGCGCGGGACACCGTCAAGGACTTCGGCTTCGTGCGGTTCGCGCCCGGCGACGTCTTCGTCGAGCACTACTGGCGGGACCGTTGGTACGCGGTGAAGGAGGTCAGGTCGGGGGACGGCACGCTGAAGGGGTGGTACTGCGACGTGGCCCGGCCCGCCGTCGTGCACCCCGACGGAACGGTCGAGGTGGAAGACCTGGACCTCGACCTGTGGCGTTCGGCGGACGGCTCCAGCGTGCTACGGCTGGACGAGGACGAGTTCGCCGAGAGCGGTCTCGACGCGCGCGACCCCGAGGCGGCGGCCGAGGCGTCCCGCACCCTCGACGCTCTCGAACTGGCCGCCCGGACGCCGGAGTTCACCGACCTGCTGGTCAGCCGCTGA
- a CDS encoding GNAT family N-acetyltransferase, giving the protein MHMIIRDYRPDSTDAESVVRLRRATAPFVVTVPAAVSLGMATANPAGKYRLLLAEDPGTHEVVGSLHAGLHYTSAEPGHAFGVPHVHPAYRGRGIGSELLRRAEAYLTGLGVSTLHAWAVAERDRAFAEKRGWSPGHSVHHQRLDLAHATLPEPPPLPAGFSLCSAADISDDPRPLFEADAAAALDEPGSVTSVLDDYEDWLNGAWRAPLLDHGLTSLVRTEDGRVAAFALADTDRGTRYSSNFTGVRKEFQGLGLAKTVKSDSLRRARAAGYEEAFTTNDQENAPMLAVNTWFGYEHFATDVEYTRTLGGPPGGAARQADAAR; this is encoded by the coding sequence ATGCACATGATCATTCGCGATTACCGCCCCGACTCCACCGACGCCGAGTCCGTCGTCCGGCTCCGCCGGGCCACCGCCCCCTTCGTCGTCACCGTCCCCGCCGCCGTCTCCCTCGGCATGGCCACCGCCAACCCGGCGGGCAAGTACCGGCTCCTCCTCGCCGAGGACCCCGGCACCCACGAGGTCGTCGGCTCCCTGCACGCAGGTCTGCACTACACGAGCGCCGAGCCGGGCCACGCCTTCGGCGTTCCGCACGTGCACCCCGCGTACCGGGGGCGCGGCATAGGTTCCGAGCTCCTGCGCCGGGCCGAGGCGTATCTGACCGGTCTCGGCGTGAGCACCCTGCACGCCTGGGCGGTGGCCGAGCGGGACCGGGCCTTCGCCGAGAAGCGCGGCTGGTCCCCCGGGCACTCCGTGCACCACCAGCGCCTCGACCTGGCGCACGCGACGCTTCCGGAACCCCCGCCGCTGCCCGCCGGGTTCAGCCTGTGCAGCGCCGCCGACATCAGCGACGACCCGCGCCCCCTCTTCGAGGCCGACGCGGCGGCCGCCCTCGACGAGCCGGGCTCGGTGACGTCGGTGCTCGACGACTACGAGGACTGGCTCAACGGCGCCTGGCGCGCCCCGCTCCTCGACCACGGCCTCACCTCCCTCGTCCGCACCGAGGACGGCCGCGTCGCCGCCTTCGCGCTGGCAGACACGGATCGCGGGACGCGCTACTCCTCGAACTTCACCGGGGTCCGGAAGGAGTTCCAGGGGCTCGGGCTCGCGAAGACCGTCAAGTCCGACTCCCTGCGCAGGGCCCGAGCGGCGGGCTACGAGGAGGCGTTCACCACCAACGACCAGGAGAACGCGCCGATGCTCGCCGTCAACACCTGGTTCGGGTACGAGCACTTCGCCACGGATGTCGAGTACACCCGCACGCTCGGCGGCCCTCCGGGCGGCGCTGCCCGGCAGGCCGACGCCGCCCGGTAG
- a CDS encoding lipopolysaccharide biosynthesis protein, translated as MLNTGVSALLGLSFWLAAARYYAPEAVGQGSAAIAAMKLLAGLTALTLTGAMARFIPVSGRRTGRLVLRTYAGSSLVVAVAAGTFLLTLDFWGPSYRFLHGPLNGLGFVLAVVLWSLLTLQDGVLTGLRSALWVPVGNTVFSAVKLLLLVLIATSVPTAGVFVSWVAAISVSVIPLGVLVFRKLVPRHVAATEGLTEPPTMRQMGRFLAGDYTGSLFSLAVVYLVPVIVASQVSSSDNAYFYITTTIGGTVNLLAINMGASLTVEGAHDPASLARNCRASLKKMAKLMVPVAAVLFFGAPYILRVFGAGYAEAATPLLRWFAVGALLRVVIEVYFAVLRAQSRTSGLAYLQGALCVLVLGLTLLLLPRMGLTGAGVAEVSSLALIAAVAAFKLYGVVRGPVTAEPVDEPGETVAEAEEGPAREADPPAAEPVREGPRWALRNAIGDAATLSLGISADFDHQERRPDVRRGPETPAGGVQKAEHRPTWALKVPVPTGEKSVVTPQERGERSAEADAEAASSAASASSPASSSPASTSSASTSSTPVAEPSGDASAEPAPAEPVAEAPGAAADAPPVRFTLPSLRGRVPELVLGGLLLAALLLYWLPVRGIGEADLDRVGGLGLISVLPLATLIGAALLAVSFASLLWFERPKTVLLAAGLLATVVSLHALPAVLEAAPRFPTAWQHLGFMDYIDRTGTAVPDLDARWSWPGFFAAATFVAEACGISDMTEVIRWWPLVMQLLYLAPLFLLMKSMRASWKAKWAGAWFFVLSGWVGQDYFSPQGYTYLLYLAFVAILLVWFREPRVIWTRRRPGEAEVTESGRREKATLLVVLIALFAGTVPAHQITPFMMLGVLLVLVMCRRSTLRGLPILFTVLVAVWIGFFAEPYWSGHFEELFGGIGGLGDNVSSSVAGRIEGGSSTHKLVLYVRVALAGGMMALACWGISRRRFAGYAERSLIVLAFVPFLMLAMQSYGGEMALRVFMFALPGAALLAGLAFFPRTGVSREEREADRTSLAPLAVLMAGLVMMGGFLVARWGNEAFERVRAGEVTAMEYVYAHDDPTARLLWMSHDVKDNVTPALPWGARDMEKVQYEPTEAPRDPVLVASLVKALKDAGPNSYLLINRSQTIYLQMDSGYATSWERRLLANLDARPELTKVLSNPDATLYAMRKQADGPVATADPGPIGPQVTWTPWSVVGAMAALALILLLSVREVVRVGRRESVRKLQWMQSTYWFALPLMAVLLAALVIRLLTLSGVWG; from the coding sequence ATGCTCAACACGGGCGTCAGCGCGCTCCTCGGCCTGAGCTTCTGGCTGGCCGCCGCGCGGTACTACGCGCCCGAAGCGGTCGGTCAGGGGTCGGCTGCCATCGCCGCGATGAAGCTGCTCGCCGGGCTGACCGCGCTCACCCTCACGGGGGCGATGGCGCGGTTCATCCCGGTCTCCGGCAGACGCACCGGGCGGCTGGTCCTCCGAACGTACGCGGGAAGTTCGCTGGTCGTCGCGGTGGCGGCCGGGACCTTCCTGCTCACGCTGGACTTCTGGGGGCCCTCGTACAGATTCCTGCACGGGCCGCTGAACGGGCTCGGGTTCGTGCTCGCGGTCGTCCTGTGGTCGCTGCTGACGCTCCAGGACGGGGTGCTGACCGGGCTGCGGAGCGCGCTGTGGGTGCCGGTTGGCAACACCGTGTTCTCGGCGGTGAAGCTGCTGCTGCTGGTGCTGATCGCGACGTCGGTGCCGACGGCGGGCGTGTTCGTCTCGTGGGTCGCGGCGATCTCGGTGTCCGTGATTCCGCTGGGCGTCCTGGTGTTCCGCAAACTGGTGCCCCGGCACGTGGCCGCCACCGAGGGGCTCACGGAGCCGCCGACGATGCGGCAGATGGGGCGGTTCCTGGCCGGTGACTACACGGGCTCCCTCTTCTCGCTGGCCGTGGTCTACCTGGTGCCGGTGATCGTCGCCTCGCAGGTCAGCTCGTCGGACAACGCGTACTTCTACATCACGACCACCATCGGCGGCACGGTCAACCTGCTCGCGATCAACATGGGCGCCTCGCTGACCGTGGAGGGCGCGCACGATCCCGCGTCGCTGGCGCGCAACTGCCGGGCCTCGCTGAAGAAGATGGCGAAGCTGATGGTGCCGGTGGCGGCGGTGCTGTTCTTCGGCGCGCCGTACATCCTGCGCGTCTTCGGTGCCGGGTACGCGGAGGCGGCGACGCCGCTGCTGCGCTGGTTCGCGGTGGGCGCGCTGCTGCGGGTGGTCATAGAGGTGTACTTCGCGGTACTGCGCGCGCAGAGCCGCACCAGTGGACTGGCCTACCTCCAGGGCGCGTTGTGCGTGCTGGTGCTGGGGCTGACGCTGCTCCTGCTGCCCCGGATGGGGCTGACGGGCGCGGGCGTCGCCGAGGTGTCGAGCCTCGCGTTGATCGCGGCCGTAGCGGCTTTCAAGCTGTACGGAGTGGTGCGCGGGCCGGTGACGGCGGAGCCGGTCGACGAGCCCGGCGAAACGGTGGCGGAGGCCGAGGAGGGACCCGCGCGCGAGGCGGACCCCCCAGCGGCGGAACCGGTCCGCGAGGGCCCGCGCTGGGCGCTGCGGAACGCCATCGGGGACGCCGCCACGCTGTCCCTGGGCATCAGCGCGGACTTCGACCACCAGGAGCGCAGGCCCGACGTGCGGAGGGGGCCGGAGACTCCGGCGGGTGGGGTGCAGAAGGCCGAGCACCGGCCGACGTGGGCGCTGAAGGTGCCCGTGCCCACCGGGGAGAAGTCCGTCGTCACGCCTCAGGAGCGGGGGGAGAGGTCTGCGGAGGCCGATGCCGAGGCCGCCTCCTCGGCCGCCTCCGCCTCCTCCCCCGCTTCCTCCTCCCCCGCTTCCACGTCCTCCGCTTCCACGTCCTCGACCCCCGTGGCCGAGCCGTCCGGGGACGCGAGTGCCGAGCCCGCCCCGGCGGAGCCCGTCGCCGAGGCCCCTGGGGCGGCTGCGGACGCTCCCCCGGTCCGGTTCACGCTGCCGTCCCTGCGCGGGCGCGTGCCGGAACTCGTCCTGGGCGGACTCTTGTTGGCCGCCCTGCTGCTGTACTGGCTGCCCGTGCGGGGCATCGGCGAGGCGGACCTCGACCGGGTCGGCGGGCTCGGGCTGATCTCCGTACTGCCGCTGGCCACTCTGATCGGGGCGGCGCTGCTCGCGGTGTCGTTCGCGTCGCTCCTGTGGTTCGAGCGGCCCAAGACCGTGCTGCTCGCGGCGGGGCTGCTGGCGACGGTGGTGTCGCTGCACGCGCTGCCCGCCGTCCTGGAGGCCGCGCCGCGCTTCCCGACGGCCTGGCAGCACCTCGGGTTCATGGACTACATCGACCGCACGGGCACGGCGGTGCCGGACCTGGACGCGCGGTGGAGCTGGCCGGGCTTCTTCGCGGCGGCGACGTTCGTGGCCGAGGCGTGCGGGATCTCCGACATGACGGAGGTCATCCGCTGGTGGCCGCTCGTCATGCAACTCCTCTACCTGGCGCCGCTGTTCCTGCTCATGAAGTCGATGCGGGCGAGCTGGAAGGCGAAGTGGGCGGGCGCCTGGTTCTTCGTGCTGAGCGGCTGGGTCGGCCAGGACTACTTCTCGCCGCAGGGCTACACGTACCTCCTCTATCTGGCCTTCGTGGCGATCCTGCTGGTGTGGTTCCGCGAGCCGCGCGTCATCTGGACGAGGCGGCGGCCGGGCGAGGCGGAGGTGACCGAGTCCGGGCGGCGCGAGAAGGCGACGCTGCTGGTGGTGCTGATCGCCCTGTTCGCGGGGACCGTACCGGCGCACCAGATCACGCCGTTCATGATGCTGGGCGTGCTGCTGGTGCTGGTGATGTGCCGCAGGTCCACGCTGCGCGGGCTGCCGATCCTCTTCACGGTGCTGGTGGCGGTCTGGATCGGGTTCTTCGCCGAGCCGTACTGGTCGGGTCACTTCGAGGAACTCTTCGGCGGGATCGGCGGGTTGGGCGACAACGTGTCGTCGTCCGTCGCGGGCCGGATCGAGGGCGGCAGCTCCACGCACAAGCTGGTGCTGTACGTCCGGGTCGCCCTGGCGGGCGGGATGATGGCGCTGGCCTGCTGGGGCATCTCGCGGCGGCGCTTCGCGGGCTACGCCGAGCGCTCGCTGATCGTGCTGGCCTTCGTCCCCTTCCTGATGCTGGCCATGCAGTCGTACGGCGGGGAGATGGCCCTGCGCGTCTTCATGTTCGCGCTGCCGGGCGCGGCCCTGCTCGCGGGCCTCGCCTTCTTCCCCCGTACCGGAGTCAGCCGGGAGGAACGGGAGGCCGACCGCACCAGCCTCGCCCCGCTCGCCGTGCTGATGGCGGGACTCGTCATGATGGGCGGGTTCCTGGTGGCGCGGTGGGGCAACGAGGCGTTCGAACGGGTGCGGGCGGGTGAGGTCACCGCGATGGAGTACGTGTACGCGCACGACGATCCGACGGCGCGGCTGCTGTGGATGAGCCACGACGTCAAGGACAACGTGACGCCCGCACTCCCGTGGGGCGCGAGGGACATGGAGAAGGTCCAGTACGAGCCGACGGAGGCCCCGCGCGACCCGGTCCTGGTGGCGTCGCTGGTCAAGGCGCTGAAGGACGCGGGCCCGAACTCGTACCTCCTGATCAACCGCAGCCAGACCATCTACCTCCAGATGGACTCGGGGTACGCGACGAGCTGGGAGCGGCGGCTGCTGGCCAACCTCGACGCGCGGCCGGAGCTGACGAAGGTCCTGTCGAACCCGGACGCCACCCTGTACGCGATGAGGAAGCAGGCCGACGGGCCGGTGGCCACGGCGGATCCGGGGCCGATCGGGCCGCAGGTGACGTGGACGCCCTGGTCGGTGGTGGGCGCGATGGCCGCGCTGGCGCTGATCCTGCTGCTGTCGGTGCGCGAGGTGGTGCGCGTGGGGCGGCGGGAGAGCGTGCGGAAGCTCCAGTGGATGCAGTCGACGTACTGGTTCGCGCTGCCGCTGATGGCGGTGCTGCTGGCGGCGCTGGTGATCAGGCTGCTGACGTTGTCGGGGGTGTGGGGCTGA
- a CDS encoding GntR family transcriptional regulator — translation MTLKIVVDFEDSAAPYEQLRAQISEQARSGALPVGYKLPTVRGLAADLGLAANTVAKAYRALEGDGVIETRGRNGTFVAAAGDAAEREAAAAAREFAKRVRRLGLSREAALGAAEDAVRAAYEG, via the coding sequence GTGACCTTGAAGATTGTCGTGGACTTCGAAGATTCCGCAGCCCCGTACGAGCAGCTTCGCGCGCAGATCTCGGAGCAGGCCCGCTCCGGGGCCCTGCCGGTGGGCTACAAACTGCCGACCGTGCGCGGGCTGGCCGCCGACCTGGGCCTCGCCGCGAACACGGTCGCGAAGGCGTACCGGGCGCTGGAGGGCGACGGGGTGATCGAGACCCGGGGCCGCAACGGGACGTTCGTGGCGGCGGCTGGGGACGCGGCGGAGCGGGAGGCCGCTGCGGCGGCACGGGAGTTCGCGAAGCGGGTACGCAGGCTCGGCCTGAGCCGGGAGGCGGCGCTCGGGGCGGCGGAGGATGCGGTGCGGGCGGCGTACGAGGGCTGA
- a CDS encoding polysaccharide deacetylase family protein has translation MYHAVGHRPAEAAYGLSVSPESFDQQLDVLEANGFTPVTTRELGDSWRSGRVVLPPKPVLITFDDGYEGVHRHALPSLVKHGFRSSLFVTTGWLKGRYDEGGALDTMLDWDQVRALADAGAEIGGHSHTHPQLDQLPDERLRFELLRCRELVADELGSGPDSLAYPYGYSSRRVRRAVRDAGFAQALAVNNDLAMRAQGPYALRRITVRRGTPLDRFERMVENAGTFRDFARERALTRGYAVVRRSRSALRLVREAGAREAGADRRV, from the coding sequence ATGTACCACGCCGTCGGGCACCGGCCCGCGGAGGCCGCGTACGGGCTCTCCGTCTCGCCGGAGTCCTTCGACCAGCAGCTGGACGTGCTCGAAGCGAACGGCTTCACCCCGGTCACCACACGGGAGTTGGGGGACTCCTGGCGGTCGGGGCGCGTCGTGCTGCCGCCGAAGCCCGTGCTGATCACCTTCGACGACGGGTACGAGGGCGTGCACCGGCACGCCCTGCCGTCGCTCGTCAAACACGGCTTCCGCAGCAGCCTGTTCGTCACGACGGGCTGGCTGAAGGGACGGTACGACGAGGGCGGCGCGCTGGACACCATGCTGGACTGGGACCAGGTGCGGGCCCTCGCCGACGCGGGGGCGGAGATCGGCGGGCACAGCCACACCCACCCGCAGCTCGACCAACTCCCCGACGAGCGGCTGCGGTTCGAGCTGCTGCGCTGCCGGGAGCTGGTCGCCGACGAGCTGGGCAGCGGTCCCGACTCGCTGGCCTACCCGTACGGCTACTCCAGCCGCCGGGTGCGCCGGGCGGTGCGCGACGCGGGGTTCGCCCAGGCACTCGCGGTCAACAACGACCTCGCGATGCGCGCGCAGGGGCCGTACGCACTGCGCCGGATCACCGTGCGGCGCGGTACGCCGCTGGACCGGTTCGAGCGGATGGTCGAAAACGCGGGCACCTTCCGCGACTTCGCCAGGGAACGGGCGCTGACCCGGGGGTACGCGGTGGTGCGCAGATCCCGCTCCGCCCTTCGGCTGGTACGAGAAGCAGGTGCGCGGGAAGCGGGTGCCGACCGCCGTGTCTGA
- a CDS encoding GNAT family N-acetyltransferase: MSAETIIREYRPGTSDAESVLRVRRLLLPFNLTTAESVETGVTRAHPDSEYRLVLAEDGGSGEVAGVLRVGIDHQATEPGHAFAGVLVPPGHRRRGIGSALLRYAEEYVSGLGAVTLRVWALDEQGRAFAKKRGWALTGHSLHFLGLDLTAGGLPGPPPLPAGFVLRDTVSLGDDPRALYEADAEVVQDEPNSVQVVLDDYEDWLAHDWNDPLHVPGLSTVAVAPDGRIAAFTTAHADDDSRYKSGMTGVRRDFRGLGLAKAVKVHSLRKARAAGFRLAITSNDDANGPMRAVNTWFGYEHGTTEVEYVRSLG; this comes from the coding sequence GTGAGCGCCGAAACGATCATCCGCGAGTACCGTCCCGGCACCTCCGACGCCGAGAGCGTGCTCCGGGTCCGCCGACTTCTCCTCCCCTTCAACCTGACCACCGCCGAATCCGTCGAGACCGGCGTGACCCGCGCCCATCCGGACTCGGAGTACCGGCTCGTGCTCGCGGAGGACGGCGGGAGCGGGGAGGTGGCCGGGGTGTTGCGGGTCGGGATCGACCATCAGGCCACCGAGCCCGGTCATGCCTTCGCCGGTGTGCTCGTGCCTCCCGGCCACCGGCGGCGCGGCATCGGTTCGGCACTGCTGCGGTACGCGGAGGAGTACGTGAGCGGGCTGGGGGCGGTCACCCTGCGCGTCTGGGCGCTGGACGAGCAGGGGCGTGCCTTCGCGAAGAAGCGCGGGTGGGCGCTCACCGGGCACTCGCTCCACTTCCTGGGACTCGACCTGACGGCGGGCGGGCTGCCCGGACCGCCGCCGCTGCCCGCGGGGTTCGTGCTCCGCGACACGGTGTCTCTCGGTGACGACCCGCGTGCCCTGTACGAAGCGGATGCCGAAGTCGTCCAGGACGAGCCGAACTCCGTGCAGGTCGTCCTCGACGACTACGAGGACTGGCTGGCCCACGACTGGAACGATCCGCTCCATGTACCGGGGCTCTCCACCGTCGCCGTCGCCCCCGACGGACGGATCGCCGCCTTCACCACGGCCCACGCGGACGACGACTCCCGCTACAAGTCCGGGATGACCGGCGTCCGCCGGGACTTCCGGGGGCTGGGCCTGGCCAAGGCCGTGAAGGTGCACTCGCTGCGCAAGGCCCGCGCGGCGGGGTTCCGGTTGGCCATCACCAGCAACGACGACGCGAACGGGCCCATGCGGGCCGTCAACACCTGGTTCGGATACGAACACGGCACCACGGAGGTCGAATATGTCCGCTCCCTCGGGTGA
- a CDS encoding DUF5925 domain-containing protein, translating to MRGACGCRIMCGMSANRAHEGPPGSTAAAAPAAPVTPESALPIRLNVDDSDSPSDVVDALFLGRFATGEQPYSHSRSIDRVRSGAVLLPSGATVLRAARDDDRSATLAQGDGWTLLVSRWNRGADVTVTATSPELAAKVLDETADGAQDEPEPQPEAVTMGFWYVSPRRGPHRTTRQISAGTWEEVRPNYTAPVADAMDRLMKVTPDDIAGRLLLLHGPPGTGKTSALRTLARSWRDWCQVDCVLDPERLFNDVGYLMDIAIGEDDGVTGKSRWRLLLLEDCDELIRGEAKHTAGQALSRLLNLTDGLLGQGRNVLVGVTTNEDLERLHPAVVRPGRCLARIEVGPLTRAESVAWLGTEEGVGREGTTLAELYAVRRGGSSTGVSGPHDPPEAGLYL from the coding sequence GTGCGCGGGGCGTGCGGGTGCCGGATCATGTGCGGCATGTCTGCGAACCGTGCACACGAGGGGCCGCCCGGCAGTACCGCTGCGGCGGCTCCGGCGGCTCCGGTGACTCCGGAGTCCGCGCTTCCGATCCGGTTGAACGTCGACGACTCGGATTCGCCGTCGGACGTGGTGGACGCCCTGTTCCTGGGGCGGTTCGCGACGGGCGAGCAGCCGTACTCGCACAGCCGCTCCATCGACCGCGTACGGTCCGGGGCCGTGCTCCTGCCGTCCGGCGCGACGGTGCTGCGTGCGGCCAGGGACGACGACCGGAGTGCGACCCTCGCGCAGGGCGACGGGTGGACGCTGCTGGTGTCCCGGTGGAACCGGGGGGCCGATGTCACGGTGACCGCCACCTCCCCCGAGCTGGCCGCGAAGGTCCTCGACGAGACGGCGGACGGGGCCCAGGACGAGCCGGAGCCGCAGCCGGAGGCCGTGACCATGGGCTTCTGGTACGTGTCCCCCAGGCGCGGCCCGCACCGGACGACCCGGCAGATCTCGGCCGGAACGTGGGAGGAGGTCCGGCCCAACTACACGGCACCGGTGGCCGATGCGATGGACCGGCTGATGAAGGTGACGCCGGACGACATCGCGGGGCGGCTGCTGCTTCTGCACGGGCCGCCGGGGACGGGGAAGACGTCGGCGCTGCGGACGCTGGCCAGGTCGTGGCGGGACTGGTGCCAGGTGGACTGCGTGCTCGACCCGGAGCGGCTCTTCAACGACGTGGGCTACCTGATGGACATCGCCATCGGCGAGGACGACGGGGTGACGGGGAAGTCGCGGTGGCGGCTGCTGTTGCTGGAGGACTGCGACGAGCTGATCAGGGGGGAGGCGAAGCACACGGCGGGGCAGGCGCTGTCGCGGTTGCTGAACCTGACGGACGGGTTGTTGGGGCAGGGGCGGAACGTGCTGGTCGGGGTCACGACCAATGAGGACCTGGAACGGCTCCATCCGGCGGTGGTACGGCCGGGGCGCTGCTTGGCCCGGATCGAGGTGGGACCGCTGACGCGGGCGGAGTCGGTCGCGTGGCTGGGGACTGAGGAGGGGGTGGGGCGGGAGGGGACGACTCTGGCCGAGCTGTACGCGGTGCGGCGGGGCGGGAGTTCGACAGGGGTGTCGGGGCCGCACGACCCCCCGGAGGCGGGGCTCTACCTCTGA
- a CDS encoding xylan 1,4-beta-xylosidase: protein MGRHGWNSGARRWRLTALIGVGVAALALVLTMCTVWPGDSGRGDSGGTTTDGAKVHGTPPPVPGTPKAELGWGFTHTQYSVDAGDADARRRAEKLLSASRLPQIQHLMGWGSNNPEPTPGRYQFGEMDSRIDLVRRSGGTPVVTLCCAPDWMKGGKEGAANTDWSQQSLETAPSPEHYADFAKLAGVVARRYPDVKHFIVWNEFKGFFDDSAKRWNYEGYTKLYNLVYAELKKVDKDILVGGPYLVMDSLDPRATENASALRGPWGTIDQRSLDAFTYWNENKTGADFAVVDGSSYSKDDELLPSDVRATDKFTAVSRWVRRQTGGKLPLWWAEYYVEPGDAEDERDGWSEPHRAAVQAAGMIALVKGGTGTAFYWNPQNEGTKCAGCLWTSTELADGGRELPMMELISRFAKEFPPGTRYDDKVKVAADDVPNVRVLASGATVLVVNTLDRAIEAEVDGQSFDMNPYEIRWLTR, encoded by the coding sequence ATGGGACGTCATGGGTGGAACTCGGGGGCACGGCGGTGGCGACTCACCGCGCTGATCGGTGTCGGTGTGGCCGCACTCGCGCTCGTACTGACCATGTGCACGGTCTGGCCGGGCGACTCCGGCAGAGGCGACAGCGGCGGCACGACCACCGACGGGGCGAAGGTGCACGGCACCCCACCGCCCGTTCCCGGCACCCCGAAGGCGGAGCTGGGCTGGGGCTTCACGCACACTCAGTACAGCGTCGACGCGGGCGACGCGGACGCCCGCCGGAGGGCCGAGAAGCTCCTCTCCGCCTCCCGGCTCCCGCAGATCCAGCACCTCATGGGCTGGGGTTCCAACAACCCCGAACCCACCCCGGGCCGCTACCAGTTCGGCGAGATGGACAGCCGCATCGACCTGGTCCGCAGGTCCGGCGGGACACCCGTCGTCACCCTGTGCTGCGCCCCCGACTGGATGAAGGGCGGCAAGGAGGGCGCGGCGAACACCGACTGGTCCCAGCAATCCCTGGAGACCGCGCCCAGCCCCGAGCACTACGCCGACTTCGCCAAGCTCGCCGGGGTGGTGGCCCGCCGCTACCCGGACGTGAAGCACTTCATCGTGTGGAACGAGTTCAAGGGCTTCTTCGACGACAGCGCCAAACGCTGGAACTACGAGGGCTACACCAAGCTCTACAACCTGGTGTACGCCGAGCTGAAGAAGGTCGACAAGGACATCCTCGTCGGCGGCCCCTACCTCGTCATGGACAGCCTCGACCCCCGCGCCACCGAGAACGCCTCCGCCCTCAGGGGCCCCTGGGGCACCATCGACCAGCGCTCCCTCGACGCCTTCACGTACTGGAACGAGAACAAGACCGGCGCCGACTTCGCCGTCGTCGACGGCTCCAGCTACTCCAAGGACGACGAGCTCCTCCCGTCCGACGTCCGCGCCACCGACAAGTTCACGGCCGTCAGCCGCTGGGTGCGCCGGCAGACCGGCGGGAAACTGCCGCTCTGGTGGGCGGAGTACTACGTCGAACCCGGCGACGCCGAGGACGAGCGCGACGGCTGGAGCGAACCCCACCGGGCCGCCGTCCAGGCCGCCGGAATGATCGCCCTCGTCAAGGGCGGCACCGGCACCGCCTTCTACTGGAACCCGCAGAACGAGGGCACGAAGTGCGCGGGCTGTCTGTGGACGTCCACCGAACTCGCCGACGGCGGCCGCGAGTTGCCCATGATGGAGCTGATCTCGCGGTTCGCGAAGGAGTTCCCGCCCGGCACCCGTTACGACGACAAGGTCAAGGTCGCCGCCGACGACGTGCCCAACGTCCGCGTCCTCGCCAGCGGCGCGACGGTCCTCGTCGTGAACACCCTCGACCGCGCCATCGAGGCCGAGGTCGACGGCCAGTCCTTCGACATGAACCCGTACGAGATCCGCTGGCTCACCCGCTGA